The nucleotide sequence CATGTTCCTGCAGCAGAAAATGACGCCGGCCCCGGGCGATCCCACCCAGGCCAAGATCATGCTGTTTATGCCCGTGATCTTCACCTTCATGTTCCTGAACTTCCCTTCGGGGCTGGTCGTCTACTGGCTGGTCAACAACGTCATTTCCATCGCCCAGCAGTACTGGATGCTCAACAAGAAATCCTGACGCCCATCGTCGGAGAGCGTCCCCGGGCCGCGTGGAAAGCGGCGCAAGTGCAATCAAGGAGCGAATATGAGCGAATTCAGGACCTTTAGCGGCAAGACCGTCGACGAAGCCATGGAGGAGGCGTGTCGGCAATTCGCCGTGCCCCGTGAAAAACTGGAAGTGGAGATTCTCTCCGGCGGCTCCTCGGGCATTTTCGGCCTCGTCGGCAAGAAAAAGGCCCAAGTCCGGGCCAGGCTGCGGGAAGTCAACCTGCTTGAGGATATGGCCGCCAAGGAATCCGCCAACGAGTCCCTCCGGGCCGAACGAAATGCCCGTCCGCCCCGGCCGCCGCGCCAACCGGCTCCGGCCGCCGAGAAGAAACCGGCCCCCGAAGTCGTTTCCGAACCGGCCCCGGAGGCTGCCGCGCCCCGGGAAATCGCTCCGCCGGCCGCTCCCCAACCCGTGACGCCCCAGGCCGCTGCCGCGCCCAAGGCTCCCGTCGCCGCGGCCGTGCCCGAACTCGACGACGAGGACTTCGGCGACGATGACGAATTCGACGCGGCCGAGGCCGTCGAGCCGCAGGAAGCCCCGCGCCGCTCCGGTCGCGCCCCTCGCGAGGAACGCCGGCCCGCCGCTCCCGAAACGCCGCCCCAACCCTTGACCCCGGAACTCGAAGCCATTGTCCGCGAAGTCGTCGGCCGCATGCTCGAAGGCATCCTGGGCCAGCTTCCCGAGTTCGAAATTTCCGGCCACAGCGAACGCGTCTCGGTGCTCATTCTCGACGAGGAAAATTCCGGCCTGCTCATCGGCCGCGAAGGCCAGACGCTGGCCTCCATCCAGTACCTCGTCAACCGCATCGTCATCCGTCGCCACGGCAGCCCGGTCAAAGTCCAGATCAATACCGGCGAATACCGCGAACGCCAGGACGACAACCTGCGCAAGATGGCCATCTTTCTGGCCGACAAGGCCAAAACCCTGGGCCGGCCCCAGTCCACCAAGCCCCTGTCCTCCTACCATCGCCGGGTCGTCCACCTGGCCCTGCAGGAGGACGAATCCATCTCCACCCGTTCCAAGGGCGAAGGGCCGCTCAAACGCGTGCTCATCGTCCCGCGCGGCGCACGCGGCGCCAACGGCCCTGCCGGCGCCAACGGTGCTGCCGCCGGCAACGGCACGGCCGGCAACGAGGCACAACGGTAGGGCGGGAGCGGGGGAGAGCGGAAGACCGCGGGAAGAGTGAAGATGCCTCCGGCGGCCAGGAGGGGATGATCCCCTCCTGGACCTCCCCGTTGGGAAGGGGGGAAGGAGCGTCGGAGGCAACGTCGGGCGGCGGGGCGTCGGCCGGTGTGGTGGCGGAAATGGGCCTGGCGACACTGGCCGCAAAGCCGGCCAGCACGCCAGGCCCATTTCC is from Solidesulfovibrio sp. and encodes:
- the jag gene encoding RNA-binding cell elongation regulator Jag/EloR; the protein is MSEFRTFSGKTVDEAMEEACRQFAVPREKLEVEILSGGSSGIFGLVGKKKAQVRARLREVNLLEDMAAKESANESLRAERNARPPRPPRQPAPAAEKKPAPEVVSEPAPEAAAPREIAPPAAPQPVTPQAAAAPKAPVAAAVPELDDEDFGDDDEFDAAEAVEPQEAPRRSGRAPREERRPAAPETPPQPLTPELEAIVREVVGRMLEGILGQLPEFEISGHSERVSVLILDEENSGLLIGREGQTLASIQYLVNRIVIRRHGSPVKVQINTGEYRERQDDNLRKMAIFLADKAKTLGRPQSTKPLSSYHRRVVHLALQEDESISTRSKGEGPLKRVLIVPRGARGANGPAGANGAAAGNGTAGNEAQR